A stretch of Phragmites australis chromosome 12, lpPhrAust1.1, whole genome shotgun sequence DNA encodes these proteins:
- the LOC133887369 gene encoding protein STRICTOSIDINE SYNTHASE-LIKE 10-like isoform X2, with translation MRAELFVLAALVAAPILLSLGSRSDVGLLEIGDGNVELVPLDGAAGPESIVFGGGGEGPYTGVSDGRVLEWRPEERRWVEHSCSAPELLGSCRGSQDPGREHACGRPLGLKFNDETGELYVADAYHGLRVVSPGDNVSRPLVPEWQASRSFSFANGVEIDHETGAIYFTETSTRFQRREFLSIVISGDSTGRLLKYDPKKNQVEVLADGLAFPNGLAMSRDGTYLLLAETTTGKILRYWIKTQKASTLEQVTQLSWFPDNIKMSPRGGFWVGLHAKRGKIAEWSISYPWLRRLMLKLPRRHVQRVSSLLNQLGRQVIALRLSEDGRTIEAVSVHGAAQKAFRSVSEVEERNGRLFIGSVSSPFLGVHSL, from the exons ATGCGCGCCGAGCTGTTCGTGCTCGCCGCCTTGGTCGCGGCTCCGATCCTCCTCTCGCTCGGCTCGCGCAGCGACGTGGGGCTGCTGGAGATAGGAGATGGCAACGTCGAGCTGGTCCCGCTCGACGGCGCCGCGGGGCCGGAGAGCATCGTGTTCGGCGGGGGCGGCGAGGGGCCGTACACGGGCGTGTCGGACGGCCGGGTCTTGGAGTGGCGGCCGGAGGAGCGGCGGTGGGTGGAGCACTCCTGCTCTGCGCCGGAGCT GTTGGGCAGTTGCAGAGGCTCTCAGGACCCAGGCCGGGAGCACGCGTGTGGGCGTCCATTGGGCCTCAAGTTCAACGACGAGACAGGGGAGCTGTACGTCGCAGACGCGTACCATGGTCTGAGAGTGGTCAGCCCAGGGGACAATGTGTccagaccgcttgtaccggagTGGCAAGCGAGCCGTTCGTTCAGCTTCGCCAACGGCGTCGAGATCGACCATGAAACCGGAGCCATCTACTTCACCGAGACCAGTACAAGGTTTCAGAGAAG GGAGTTCTTGAGCATAGTCATATCCGGCGACAGCACTGGCAGATTGCTGAAATATGACCCGAAGAAGAACCAGGTTGAAGTCTTGGCTGATGGTCTAGCTTTCCCCAATGGCTTGGCTATGAGCAGAGACGGCACCTACCTGCTCCTTGCAGAAACCACAACCGGCAAAATTCTAAGGTATTGGATCAAGACGCAAAAGGCCTCAACACTCGAACAAGTCACGCAGCTGTCCTGGTTTCCAGATAACATCAAGATGAGCCCTAGAGGAGGATTTTGGGTCGGCCTCCATGCCAAGAGAGGGAAGATCGCCGAGTGGTCCATTTCTTACCCTTGGCTGAGGAGGTTGATGCTCAAGTTGCCAAGACGCCATGTTCAGCGCGTCTCATCGCTCTTGAATCAGCTTGGTCGGCAAGTGATAGCGCTGAGATTGAGCGAGGATGGGAGAACAATAGAAGCTGTCAGTGTTCATGGCGCTGCACAGAAGGCGTTCAGGTCTGTCAGCGAAGTGGAAGAAAGGAACGGGAGGTTATTTATAGGCTCTGTTAGTTCACCTTTTCTCGGAGTACACAGTTTGTAG
- the LOC133887369 gene encoding protein STRICTOSIDINE SYNTHASE-LIKE 10-like isoform X1 has translation MKVIKPMVVLAAAVAAAAAAVLSLDSQRDVAVLEVSGDSLELIPVDGGAAGPESVAFDASGDGPYTGVSDGRVLRWLPSERRWVEHSFSSAPELLGSCRGSQDPGREHACGRPLGLKFNDETGELYVADAYHGLRVVSPGDNVSRPLVPEWQASRSFSFANGVEIDHETGAIYFTETSTRFQRREFLSIVISGDSTGRLLKYDPKKNQVEVLADGLAFPNGLAMSRDGTYLLLAETTTGKILRYWIKTQKASTLEQVTQLSWFPDNIKMSPRGGFWVGLHAKRGKIAEWSISYPWLRRLMLKLPRRHVQRVSSLLNQLGRQVIALRLSEDGRTIEAVSVHGAAQKAFRSVSEVEERNGRLFIGSVSSPFLGVHSL, from the exons ATGAAGGTGATCAAGccgatggtcgtgctcgcggccgccgtcgctgcggcggcggcggcggtgctgtcCCTGGACTCGCAGCGCGACGTGGCGGTGCTGGAGGTAAGCGGCGACAGCCTCGAGCTGATCCCCGTggacggcggcgcggcggggccGGAGAGCGTGGCTTTCGACGCGAGCGGCGATGGCCCGTACACGGGCGTGTCGGACGGGCGAGTCCTCAGGTGGCTGCCGAGCGAGCGCCGTTGGGTCGAGCACTCGTTCTCCTCCGCGCCGGAACT GTTGGGCAGTTGCAGAGGCTCTCAGGACCCAGGCCGGGAGCACGCGTGTGGGCGTCCATTGGGCCTCAAGTTCAACGACGAGACAGGGGAGCTGTACGTCGCAGACGCGTACCATGGTCTGAGAGTGGTCAGCCCAGGGGACAATGTGTccagaccgcttgtaccggagTGGCAAGCGAGCCGTTCGTTCAGCTTCGCCAACGGCGTCGAGATCGACCATGAAACCGGAGCCATCTACTTCACCGAGACCAGTACAAGGTTTCAGAGAAG GGAGTTCTTGAGCATAGTCATATCCGGCGACAGCACTGGCAGATTGCTGAAATATGACCCGAAGAAGAACCAGGTTGAAGTCTTGGCTGATGGTCTAGCTTTCCCCAATGGCTTGGCTATGAGCAGAGACGGCACCTACCTGCTCCTTGCAGAAACCACAACCGGCAAAATTCTAAGGTATTGGATCAAGACGCAAAAGGCCTCAACACTCGAACAAGTCACGCAGCTGTCCTGGTTTCCAGATAACATCAAGATGAGCCCTAGAGGAGGATTTTGGGTCGGCCTCCATGCCAAGAGAGGGAAGATCGCCGAGTGGTCCATTTCTTACCCTTGGCTGAGGAGGTTGATGCTCAAGTTGCCAAGACGCCATGTTCAGCGCGTCTCATCGCTCTTGAATCAGCTTGGTCGGCAAGTGATAGCGCTGAGATTGAGCGAGGATGGGAGAACAATAGAAGCTGTCAGTGTTCATGGCGCTGCACAGAAGGCGTTCAGGTCTGTCAGCGAAGTGGAAGAAAGGAACGGGAGGTTATTTATAGGCTCTGTTAGTTCACCTTTTCTCGGAGTACACAGTTTGTAG